Proteins encoded by one window of Enterococcus saccharolyticus subsp. saccharolyticus:
- the murC gene encoding UDP-N-acetylmuramate--L-alanine ligase, producing MTNPDKKIYHFVGIKGSGMSSLALVLHEKGLQVQGSDVEEYFFTQRELERAGIPLYAFDAENIHEGLTVIAGNAFTDAHEELVRARELGLEVIRYHDFISDFIQQFTSIAVTGSHGKTSTTGLLAHVLTGIRPTSYLIGDGTGHGEPDAEFFAFEACEYRRHFLAYSPDYAIMTNIDFDHPDYYTSIEDVFSAFQTMAHQVKKGILAFGDDEYLRKLEAEAPIYYYGVNEDDDIQARNIVRTTEGSEFDVYFHDELIGHFALPAFGQHNINNALGVIATAHLEGFDMEKVAQEMLTFKGVKRRFSEKTVADMTIVDDYAHHPAEIRATIDGARQKYPDKEIIAVFQPHTFTRTIALMDEFAEALDLSDQVYLCDIFGSARETQGDVKIEDLGAKITKGGQVIKEDNVSPLLDHEHAVIIFMGAGDVQKFEQSYEKLLSGTTRNVL from the coding sequence ATGACAAATCCAGATAAAAAAATCTATCATTTTGTAGGAATCAAAGGCTCAGGTATGAGTTCTTTAGCACTTGTTTTGCACGAAAAAGGGTTACAAGTACAAGGTTCTGACGTAGAAGAATATTTCTTTACCCAACGTGAGTTAGAACGTGCAGGGATTCCTTTGTATGCTTTTGATGCCGAAAATATCCATGAAGGGTTAACAGTGATTGCTGGAAATGCGTTTACGGATGCTCACGAAGAATTGGTACGTGCCCGTGAATTAGGTTTGGAAGTAATTCGTTACCACGATTTTATTAGTGACTTTATTCAACAATTTACAAGTATTGCTGTCACTGGTTCTCATGGAAAAACAAGTACAACAGGCTTACTTGCACATGTCTTGACAGGGATTCGTCCAACAAGTTATTTGATTGGTGATGGGACAGGTCATGGTGAACCAGATGCAGAATTCTTTGCTTTTGAAGCATGTGAATATCGTCGTCACTTTTTAGCATATTCACCAGATTATGCGATTATGACAAATATTGATTTCGATCATCCAGATTATTATACAAGCATTGAAGATGTTTTCTCAGCATTCCAAACAATGGCGCATCAAGTAAAAAAAGGTATTTTAGCGTTTGGTGACGATGAATACTTGCGCAAATTAGAAGCAGAAGCACCAATTTATTATTATGGTGTCAATGAAGATGATGATATTCAAGCACGTAATATCGTTCGTACAACAGAAGGTTCTGAATTCGATGTGTATTTTCACGATGAATTGATTGGCCATTTCGCTTTACCAGCATTTGGACAACACAATATTAACAATGCATTAGGCGTGATTGCGACAGCTCATTTAGAAGGTTTTGATATGGAAAAAGTTGCGCAAGAAATGTTGACATTTAAAGGTGTGAAACGTCGCTTTAGCGAAAAAACAGTGGCGGATATGACGATTGTTGATGATTATGCACATCATCCAGCTGAAATTAGAGCAACGATTGATGGTGCACGTCAAAAATATCCAGATAAAGAAATCATTGCGGTATTCCAACCACATACGTTCACTAGAACGATTGCTTTAATGGATGAATTTGCGGAAGCTTTAGACTTATCCGACCAAGTGTATTTATGTGACATTTTCGGTTCTGCTCGTGAAACCCAAGGCGATGTAAAAATTGAAGATTTGGGTGCAAAAATTACAAAAGGTGGACAAGTCATTAAAGAAGATAATGTCTCACCACTATTAGATCATGAACATGCCGTGATTATCTTTATGGGCGCCGGCGATGTGCAAAAATTTGAACAATCCTATGAAAAATTATTAAGTGGCACAACACGTAACGTATTGTAA
- a CDS encoding SprT family protein: MTSEELQRLVEKVSLDSFGKLFCHQAIFNARLKTTGGRYHLNDHHLDFNPKMLVHGEDVLIGIIKHELCHYHLHLEGKGYQHQDASFKELLMQTGGLCFAPRVSQEVKVIIYHCQTCGKSLQRRRKINTQRYVCASCHGKLTYVETRVLSLGK; this comes from the coding sequence ATGACGTCAGAAGAATTACAACGATTAGTAGAAAAAGTTTCACTCGATTCTTTTGGAAAACTATTTTGTCATCAGGCCATCTTTAATGCACGGTTAAAAACCACAGGTGGGCGGTATCATTTAAACGACCACCACTTAGATTTTAATCCTAAAATGCTGGTACATGGTGAAGACGTCTTAATTGGCATTATTAAACATGAGTTGTGTCATTATCATTTGCATTTGGAAGGAAAAGGGTACCAACATCAGGATGCATCATTTAAAGAACTGTTGATGCAAACGGGTGGTTTGTGCTTTGCGCCACGTGTCTCTCAAGAAGTCAAAGTGATCATTTATCACTGTCAAACATGTGGAAAATCTTTGCAACGTCGCCGCAAAATAAATACTCAACGCTATGTTTGTGCTAGTTGTCATGGGAAGCTAACCTACGTTGAGACAAGGGTTCTTTCTTTAGGAAAATAA
- a CDS encoding Tex family protein, with protein MNDKIIQLLQNELTQYRGNQLTKVLQLLGEGNTVPFIARYRKEMTGGLDEVQIREIDERYTYLENLEKRKEEVVRLIEEQEKLTPALQTAILAATKMQQVEDLYRPFKQKRRTKATIAKENGLEPLATWLLAFPKDDVYQYAQSFMNEIIETPEQALQGAHEILAEQFGDSATFRTWIRSYLFNKGSYTSKVKDAAKDEKGVYEMYYDFSEPIHKIVSHRILATNRGEKEDILKVSLVADETKIFDYFHRQLIQQPQSTATPFIIEAYQDAYKRFIGPAIEREIRNELTEKADEQAIAIFGENLRNLLLQPPLKGKVVLGFDPAYRTGCKLAIVDATGKLLAIEVIYPHKPASADKRQAAGPALKKLIETYQVDMVAIGNGTASRESEQFVAEQLKTISRDVFYVIVNEAGASVYSASDAARQEFPKLPVEERSAISIARRLQDPLAELVKIEPKAVGVGQYQHDVSQKRLGEQLDFVVETVVNQVGVDVNTASPQLLQHVSGLNKTTAQNIVNYREENGAFVQRNQLKKVPRLGPKAYEQAIGFLRIPGGKNILDNTGIHPESYDTAKAILELAELSFTQLGTDTAKDALNQLNVSQTAQQLAVGKETVLDSIKALLQPGRDMRDEMPAPLLRKDVLSMEDLKSGMELKGTVRNVIDFGAFVDIGVKQDGLVHISKLSKTFIKHPKDIVSVGDVVTVWIDQVDVTKGRISLTMLDPGASK; from the coding sequence ATGAACGATAAAATTATTCAGTTATTACAAAACGAACTTACCCAGTATCGTGGGAACCAACTAACGAAAGTCTTGCAATTATTAGGAGAAGGGAATACAGTCCCTTTTATTGCTCGTTATCGTAAAGAAATGACAGGTGGATTAGATGAAGTCCAAATTCGTGAGATTGACGAACGGTACACGTACTTAGAAAACTTAGAAAAACGTAAAGAAGAAGTGGTTCGTTTAATTGAAGAACAAGAGAAACTAACACCAGCATTACAAACGGCTATTTTGGCAGCAACAAAAATGCAACAAGTGGAAGATTTGTATCGTCCCTTTAAACAAAAACGACGCACAAAAGCGACAATTGCAAAAGAAAATGGCTTAGAACCTCTGGCGACCTGGTTATTGGCTTTTCCAAAAGACGATGTATATCAGTATGCGCAATCCTTTATGAATGAAATAATTGAAACACCGGAACAAGCGTTACAAGGCGCACATGAAATTTTGGCGGAACAATTTGGTGATTCAGCTACTTTCCGGACATGGATTCGTAGCTACCTTTTTAATAAAGGTAGTTATACCAGTAAAGTCAAAGATGCTGCAAAAGATGAAAAAGGTGTCTATGAAATGTACTATGATTTCTCAGAGCCGATTCATAAAATTGTCTCTCATCGTATTTTAGCAACAAATCGTGGTGAAAAAGAAGATATTTTGAAAGTCTCATTAGTAGCAGATGAAACGAAAATTTTTGATTATTTTCACCGCCAATTAATCCAACAACCACAATCAACAGCAACACCGTTCATTATTGAAGCGTACCAAGATGCGTACAAACGTTTTATCGGTCCAGCAATCGAACGCGAGATTCGCAACGAATTGACAGAAAAAGCCGATGAACAAGCGATAGCAATTTTTGGTGAAAATTTACGGAATCTATTATTGCAACCGCCATTAAAAGGAAAAGTTGTCTTAGGATTTGACCCAGCTTACCGGACAGGTTGTAAATTGGCAATTGTCGATGCAACAGGCAAGTTATTAGCGATTGAAGTCATTTATCCACATAAACCGGCATCCGCAGACAAACGTCAGGCAGCTGGTCCTGCGTTGAAAAAACTAATTGAAACCTACCAAGTAGATATGGTTGCTATCGGGAATGGGACAGCGAGTCGCGAATCGGAACAATTTGTTGCAGAACAATTAAAGACAATTTCTCGTGATGTTTTCTATGTGATTGTCAATGAAGCCGGCGCTTCAGTTTATTCAGCAAGCGATGCCGCACGTCAAGAATTTCCGAAACTACCAGTAGAAGAACGTAGTGCAATTAGTATTGCTCGTCGTCTTCAAGATCCTTTAGCAGAGTTGGTAAAAATTGAACCGAAAGCAGTGGGTGTGGGACAATACCAACATGATGTATCGCAAAAACGTTTAGGAGAACAATTGGATTTTGTTGTCGAAACAGTGGTTAACCAAGTGGGAGTTGATGTTAACACAGCTAGTCCACAGCTATTGCAACATGTCTCTGGATTAAATAAAACAACTGCTCAAAATATTGTGAACTATCGTGAAGAAAATGGTGCGTTTGTACAACGTAATCAACTGAAAAAAGTGCCGCGTTTAGGTCCCAAAGCGTACGAACAAGCCATTGGATTTTTGCGTATTCCAGGTGGGAAAAATATTTTAGACAATACTGGTATCCATCCGGAAAGTTATGATACTGCCAAAGCAATTCTTGAATTGGCTGAGTTGTCTTTCACACAATTAGGAACGGACACTGCTAAAGACGCATTGAATCAACTAAATGTTTCACAGACAGCCCAGCAATTAGCTGTCGGTAAAGAAACTGTTTTGGATAGTATCAAAGCATTATTGCAACCAGGAAGAGATATGCGTGACGAGATGCCCGCACCACTTTTACGAAAAGATGTGCTTTCTATGGAAGATTTAAAATCAGGCATGGAATTGAAAGGAACTGTCCGCAATGTGATTGATTTTGGCGCATTTGTTGATATTGGCGTGAAACAAGATGGATTGGTTCATATTTCTAAGTTGAGTAAGACATTTATCAAGCATCCAAAAGATATTGTATCGGTTGGTGATGTGGTCACCGTTTGGATTGATCAAGTAGATGTGACTAAAGGGCGCATCAGTTTGACAATGCTAGATCCAGGAGCGTCTAAATGA
- a CDS encoding metallophosphoesterase family protein, with product MKSYIYVISDIHGQLDLFQKLLEDFDPINHQLVLIGDLNDRGKKSKECFLLGQSLVEKYDAIYLRGNHEEYFLQFLHAPEDWMPGYVRNGGKETIDSLLHSGATEEYSPTEIAMMIRSRYKELVDFLMDRPLSFEWGKYLFVHAGVDLTKKNWQETDPRDFIWIREAFHTGKNTTGKVIVFGHTITPMLHGDMQTTDLWLSDNKIGIDGGAVFGGSVHGVIFDQKGIVQDIEYQNMSGPWRPDF from the coding sequence ATGAAGTCATATATCTATGTAATTAGTGATATTCATGGTCAACTTGATTTGTTTCAAAAGTTATTAGAAGATTTCGATCCAATTAATCATCAATTAGTCTTAATTGGCGATTTGAATGACCGTGGAAAAAAGAGTAAAGAATGTTTTTTATTAGGTCAATCGTTAGTGGAAAAGTATGACGCGATTTACTTGCGAGGCAATCATGAAGAATATTTCTTGCAATTTTTACATGCACCAGAAGATTGGATGCCGGGTTATGTTCGTAATGGTGGTAAAGAAACGATTGATAGTTTACTGCATTCAGGAGCGACCGAAGAATATTCGCCTACAGAAATTGCCATGATGATTCGCTCACGTTATAAAGAACTCGTTGATTTTTTAATGGATCGTCCCTTGAGTTTTGAATGGGGCAAGTATTTATTTGTTCATGCTGGAGTTGATTTGACGAAAAAGAATTGGCAAGAAACCGATCCACGCGATTTTATTTGGATTCGAGAGGCATTTCATACTGGAAAAAATACTACAGGAAAAGTGATTGTTTTTGGTCATACAATCACACCAATGTTGCATGGAGATATGCAAACAACCGATTTATGGTTATCGGATAACAAGATTGGCATTGATGGGGGAGCGGTCTTTGGCGGCTCGGTTCATGGTGTTATTTTTGATCAAAAAGGCATTGTTCAAGACATCGAATATCAAAATATGTCAGGTCCATGGCGTCCTGATTTTTAA
- a CDS encoding VOC family protein has product MFSNEMQVMIYVNDVSAAIDFWTELGFIIIEKQELDGTLVVEIAASNDAQTHFVLYDREFIERHSPEVATNSPSIMFVSNQIVDLYKKLVTMDVEVGELIQMEEQMVFNFADPDGNYYAVSGK; this is encoded by the coding sequence ATGTTTTCAAATGAAATGCAAGTAATGATTTATGTTAATGATGTGTCTGCAGCCATTGATTTTTGGACAGAGCTAGGTTTTATCATTATTGAAAAACAAGAATTAGATGGTACTTTGGTGGTAGAAATCGCAGCTTCAAACGATGCGCAAACACATTTTGTGTTATATGATCGTGAATTTATCGAACGTCATTCACCAGAAGTTGCAACAAATTCACCATCTATTATGTTTGTATCAAATCAGATTGTTGATTTATATAAAAAATTAGTAACAATGGACGTTGAAGTCGGCGAATTAATTCAAATGGAAGAGCAAATGGTCTTTAATTTCGCTGATCCGGATGGTAATTATTACGCTGTTTCTGGTAAATAA
- a CDS encoding DUF1149 family protein codes for MEIKRQKPVVEAYHFDMRNPEQEAETKLNVGFAPLKPQENYPEENTILGARLQFEVVFPEFIISGAIGQVNHIVNRKIAGPNDLSKVEADELVEPLFEMLQRLTYEVTEVVTDEPGIKLNFNNQEKED; via the coding sequence TTGGAAATCAAAAGACAAAAACCAGTAGTTGAAGCGTATCACTTTGATATGCGTAACCCAGAACAAGAAGCAGAAACAAAATTAAATGTGGGCTTTGCGCCATTGAAACCGCAAGAAAACTATCCAGAAGAAAACACTATCTTAGGTGCTCGTTTGCAATTTGAAGTTGTTTTCCCTGAATTTATTATTAGTGGTGCCATTGGACAAGTAAACCACATTGTGAACCGTAAAATTGCGGGTCCTAACGATTTATCAAAAGTTGAAGCAGATGAATTAGTCGAGCCATTGTTTGAAATGTTACAACGTTTAACATATGAAGTGACAGAAGTTGTGACTGATGAGCCGGGAATTAAATTAAATTTTAATAATCAAGAAAAAGAGGACTAA
- a CDS encoding SepM family pheromone-processing serine protease, producing the protein MKNRSSVNYLLAIVVALTIVASVFIPLPYYIEQPGSTIDLKELVTVNDQKDDNPGSFSLTSVGIRQATAVTALKAKFDPFEDLVSEEELFGGSSGAEYDRIQQYYMTSSQNNAIEQALKQAKRPYHFEYKGVYVMGIDPKSNFIDKISVGDTVTKVDGKTFTNTQEFMTYVQSKKVDEEVTITYLQDGKEKEATAKLITLESNKKAGIGITLVDHTEIESEDKIDFHVENIGGPSAGLMFTLEIYEQLTNQDLRKGKKIAGTGTMDNDGTIGRIGGIDKKVASASQEGVEIFFAPDDEITKEQKAAYPELKSNYEEALDAMKKMKSDMKIVPVKTLQDALTYLEKMKS; encoded by the coding sequence ATGAAAAATAGAAGTTCTGTCAATTATCTTTTAGCAATTGTTGTCGCATTGACCATTGTGGCAAGTGTATTTATTCCGTTGCCTTATTACATTGAGCAACCAGGCTCAACGATTGATTTAAAAGAACTCGTTACAGTAAATGACCAAAAAGATGATAATCCGGGTTCATTTTCACTAACTTCAGTGGGAATTCGCCAAGCAACGGCTGTAACAGCACTGAAAGCCAAGTTTGATCCTTTTGAAGACTTAGTGAGTGAAGAAGAATTATTCGGTGGTTCCAGCGGTGCTGAATACGACCGCATTCAGCAATACTATATGACATCTTCGCAAAACAATGCGATTGAACAAGCTTTGAAACAAGCCAAGCGTCCATATCATTTTGAGTATAAGGGTGTCTATGTCATGGGAATTGATCCCAAATCAAATTTTATTGACAAGATTTCAGTGGGTGACACTGTGACTAAAGTAGATGGTAAAACATTTACCAACACGCAAGAATTTATGACGTATGTTCAAAGTAAAAAAGTGGATGAAGAAGTGACAATCACCTATCTTCAAGATGGTAAAGAAAAAGAAGCAACCGCCAAATTGATTACCTTAGAATCCAATAAGAAAGCTGGTATTGGTATTACACTAGTAGATCATACCGAAATTGAATCCGAGGATAAAATCGATTTTCATGTTGAAAATATTGGAGGGCCTTCCGCAGGGCTGATGTTTACATTAGAAATTTATGAACAATTAACAAATCAAGACTTACGCAAAGGGAAAAAGATTGCTGGTACGGGAACGATGGATAATGATGGTACGATTGGTCGGATTGGTGGCATTGATAAAAAAGTCGCAAGCGCCAGTCAAGAAGGGGTTGAAATCTTCTTTGCCCCAGATGATGAAATTACCAAAGAACAAAAAGCAGCATATCCAGAATTGAAGTCCAATTATGAAGAAGCGTTAGATGCGATGAAAAAAATGAAATCAGATATGAAAATTGTACCAGTCAAAACGCTACAAGATGCGTTAACTTATCTTGAAAAAATGAAATCATAA
- the coaD gene encoding pantetheine-phosphate adenylyltransferase: MKKIALFPGSFDPLTMGHLDTIERGARLFDELYVGIFVNTNKHSFFSVEEKVKLVTDAVAHLPNVTVISQETELTVTTAKRLGANFLLRGVRSMKDYEYEREIMEMNRHLDPDLETVFLVAKSEYSHISSSLIKEVLLFGGDVQKYLPKNVYEAIKKR; the protein is encoded by the coding sequence ATGAAAAAAATCGCATTATTTCCAGGCAGTTTCGATCCGTTAACGATGGGACATTTAGATACCATCGAACGAGGAGCAAGACTTTTTGATGAACTTTATGTAGGGATTTTCGTCAACACGAATAAGCATTCTTTTTTTTCAGTAGAAGAAAAAGTCAAGTTAGTAACAGACGCGGTCGCACATTTACCTAATGTTACGGTGATTTCTCAAGAAACAGAACTGACGGTAACTACGGCAAAACGTTTAGGTGCAAATTTTTTACTACGCGGGGTGCGTAGTATGAAAGATTATGAATACGAACGCGAAATTATGGAGATGAATCGTCATTTAGATCCTGACTTGGAAACAGTCTTCTTAGTAGCGAAATCGGAGTATAGTCATATCAGTTCTAGTTTAATTAAAGAAGTGCTATTATTTGGAGGAGATGTTCAAAAATATCTTCCAAAGAATGTCTATGAAGCGATTAAGAAGCGGTGA
- the rsmD gene encoding 16S rRNA (guanine(966)-N(2))-methyltransferase RsmD — MRVVSGDYRGRRLKSLDGDNTRPTSDKVKESIFNMIGPYFDGGQVLDLFAGSGGLAIEAISRGMDQAVCVDRSYPAMKVIQENIKITKEPQKFITLKMDANQAIQKLAAEEQAFDLLLLDPPYAKQQIVAQLEQMLTLNLLKSDCLVVCETDKGVVLPEELQSLVQIRHQVYGMTAVTIYRNEA, encoded by the coding sequence ATGCGCGTAGTATCGGGAGATTATCGTGGTCGCCGTTTAAAAAGTTTGGATGGCGATAATACACGACCAACATCTGATAAAGTAAAAGAATCGATTTTTAACATGATTGGTCCTTATTTTGACGGAGGACAAGTCTTAGATTTATTTGCAGGCAGTGGTGGACTAGCCATTGAAGCAATCTCAAGAGGAATGGATCAAGCTGTTTGTGTGGATCGTAGTTATCCTGCCATGAAAGTCATTCAAGAAAATATTAAAATAACGAAAGAACCACAAAAATTTATCACTTTAAAGATGGATGCAAATCAAGCGATTCAAAAATTAGCTGCTGAAGAACAAGCTTTTGATTTGCTTTTATTAGATCCACCTTATGCGAAACAACAAATTGTTGCTCAACTAGAACAAATGCTCACATTAAATTTGTTAAAATCAGATTGTCTCGTGGTTTGTGAAACAGATAAAGGTGTTGTTTTACCAGAAGAATTGCAGTCATTGGTTCAAATTAGGCATCAAGTCTATGGGATGACTGCAGTAACTATTTATAGAAATGAGGCCTAA
- a CDS encoding YlbG family protein, giving the protein MSVNSEEFTMEKRRGLIVWVYSLRQLKNLRRFGFVHYVSRRMKYVLMYVNEENVVENMEKIERLHFVRHVDISHRPDIEMNFAEKIGTKAAFQVMEDKDDIEERNATIRLAENV; this is encoded by the coding sequence ATGTCGGTTAATTCTGAAGAATTTACGATGGAAAAAAGACGAGGACTTATTGTCTGGGTGTATAGTTTGCGTCAGTTAAAAAACTTACGTCGTTTCGGATTCGTTCATTATGTATCAAGACGGATGAAATATGTCTTAATGTATGTGAACGAGGAAAATGTTGTAGAAAATATGGAAAAAATTGAGCGCCTGCATTTTGTGCGCCATGTTGATATTTCGCATCGTCCAGATATTGAAATGAACTTTGCTGAGAAAATCGGCACCAAAGCTGCCTTCCAAGTAATGGAAGACAAGGACGACATTGAAGAAAGAAATGCCACCATTCGCCTAGCCGAAAACGTATAG
- a CDS encoding YlbF family regulator encodes MIYDDQFFEIEDQVQKVLSCLKNSQTFQSYIGNKKVLYENSEVQAIRTDFLSKKDAFDRVAAYGGYAPDHREKQRALRKSKRVLDLHPLVAEFRFSETELQGILDEMGIKIAHCISDDIKVDTGNPFFETRSSCGGKCHVG; translated from the coding sequence TTGATTTACGATGATCAATTTTTTGAGATAGAAGACCAAGTACAGAAAGTGTTGTCATGTTTGAAAAATAGCCAAACATTTCAATCTTATATTGGAAATAAAAAAGTATTATATGAAAATTCGGAAGTTCAAGCTATTCGTACTGATTTTTTAAGTAAAAAAGATGCCTTTGATCGTGTGGCAGCATATGGTGGTTATGCCCCCGATCATCGTGAGAAACAACGTGCGTTAAGAAAATCAAAACGTGTGTTGGATTTGCATCCGTTAGTTGCAGAATTTCGATTTTCAGAAACAGAGTTACAAGGAATTTTAGATGAAATGGGTATCAAAATTGCTCATTGCATTTCGGATGATATTAAAGTTGATACCGGAAATCCATTCTTTGAAACAAGATCAAGTTGTGGAGGGAAATGCCATGTCGGTTAA
- a CDS encoding CAP-associated domain-containing protein, translating into MKHRGILFSVIFIGCIFLLYMYPVWFPQVSSDPSNKNEIRREPPATSWNYEPIATDGFAKWIGQKLADFETVYGNPEEVYSSGFSFVIHRYTIDDQTYVEVNTEDKRITSIKFLGKENDTIAPFRFGMTMNELAKITMIYPNFTLNYEGKTIAFELMEDDMNYRPLIAFDNRTFAILFFSQKKGESSLYSVMYLDKETLLKLAPYQVTDGVSPRFTTEETADWEVINQNKQEQSKYLFQFLRNYDRLPEFILDAKNQMLGEQILGGFFAKTEEFLTTERTQQLKRIQNGTEDGRFTLSRTEMEDVLKEFSTDTANVYLELPVYDPMFTILTWYSTPYLHTRFMHQEPESLGIAFSKENVVVLLQQLENKTEDSDAN; encoded by the coding sequence ATGAAACATCGAGGAATCTTATTTAGTGTGATTTTCATAGGGTGTATTTTCCTATTGTATATGTATCCTGTGTGGTTTCCTCAAGTTTCCTCTGATCCGTCTAATAAAAATGAAATTCGTAGAGAACCACCGGCGACATCTTGGAACTATGAACCAATTGCGACGGATGGATTTGCCAAATGGATTGGGCAAAAACTAGCGGATTTCGAAACGGTTTATGGAAATCCAGAAGAGGTTTATTCTTCTGGATTTTCTTTTGTTATACATCGCTATACAATAGACGATCAGACATATGTAGAAGTCAACACAGAAGATAAACGTATTACTAGTATCAAATTTTTAGGAAAAGAAAATGACACGATTGCGCCTTTTCGATTCGGGATGACGATGAATGAATTGGCAAAAATTACCATGATTTATCCCAATTTTACGTTGAATTATGAAGGGAAAACGATTGCTTTTGAATTAATGGAAGATGATATGAATTATCGTCCATTGATTGCTTTTGATAATAGGACGTTTGCTATTTTATTTTTCAGTCAGAAAAAAGGGGAAAGTTCGTTATATAGTGTCATGTATTTGGACAAAGAGACGTTATTAAAGCTCGCACCTTATCAAGTAACAGATGGTGTATCGCCACGTTTTACCACAGAAGAAACTGCTGATTGGGAAGTTATTAATCAAAACAAACAAGAACAAAGCAAATATCTCTTTCAATTTTTAAGAAATTATGATCGTTTACCGGAATTTATATTGGATGCGAAAAATCAAATGCTTGGTGAGCAAATTTTAGGCGGATTTTTCGCGAAAACGGAGGAATTTTTAACGACTGAACGTACACAGCAGTTGAAGAGAATTCAAAATGGCACAGAAGATGGTCGCTTTACATTGTCTCGTACGGAAATGGAAGATGTACTCAAAGAATTTTCGACAGATACGGCAAATGTTTATTTGGAATTACCCGTCTATGATCCGATGTTTACGATTTTGACATGGTATAGTACACCTTATTTGCATACTCGGTTTATGCATCAAGAACCTGAGTCTTTAGGGATTGCCTTTTCAAAAGAGAATGTGGTAGTCTTATTACAGCAATTAGAAAATAAAACAGAGGACAGTGACGCCAATTGA